The Vitis vinifera cultivar Pinot Noir 40024 chromosome 16, ASM3070453v1 DNA segment AGCTTTGACTACTTGCTTATCTAAGTTATCTGTCCTATACACATCCAAACGGTCCACGTACAGTAGAACATCTATGGTTTTGTCTAAAAGGAATCTGTTCagacaaaaagtcaaaaaaatgaatccaaacTCAATATTGTGAAAGAGATGTTGGAAAAAGATAATCCTTAAAAAACACAGCAAGTAATCAATCACATAATCCTTCAAAGAGTGAAGGGCTGGTGACATTCTTTACTGAGACTTTGCAAATTTAATATCATGCTGACCTAGTACGAACCGTTTTATGATCTCAACTGCCTGATCATTGACATATCCCCCTTCTACCAGCCCTGGTGTGTCGATGATGTTCAATGTAAATCCTGCTTGAGAGCGCGAAACCATCACAGGTCTTGGTCCTTCTGACTGCAGAGAAACAGTATAATTTAGAATCCAAATAAACATAACCAGCACAGTAACCACTCAACTGTTCCCATCTTTGAAATGTGACTcataaccaaaaaataaaataaattagacacAGCAAGAAACCCCAGATTGACGGTGACAAATACCTGAAAAGCATTGACAGTAACAGCTCTTTCCCCTAATATTGAGTTTACAGTTGAAGATTTTCCAACACCACCTTTTCCCATCACAAGGATTGTCAATGTATTCACATTCTACAAAGGGCATAACgtataaagataaaacaaaatgcaaaatattattaaaatcactATGCATGAAGCTTATCAAGCAGAACTATTTTGGTAAAACAATACCTCCTGCTTTAGTTTTCCCAACAATTCAATCAGTTTGGTCCGAGTAGCAAGAGGGAATTGCTGAATCCCAGTCCATTCACGGATTAGTTGGTAAGCCATGAATTCCTGTTTTAGCAATTCCATtaggaaacaaaaatatatataattactaGATGAGAATTGTAGCCCATATAAAAGCTTCAAACAATGAAATgtcaaaaatattaatctaaCCAATAAATATCATAAGAAAAGAGTTGCAGCTAAAAGATATTTTACGGCAATATTTTACCAGTTCTAATCTACAAAAGTCTCAGACGAAGATGAAATCTTGCTAGTTTATGAAGCATCCAAGATAACAGGTTAAAGGTTAAAGCTTTAAAATTAAGCACAATGATCCATAAATCTTCCTCTTCTTCAAACCCATGGTACATagtccctccctccctcccttctTCAAACCTATTCCACGTATATTCTCTCCCCAAACCCATGCTACATATCCCCTGCCTCTCAACATTTCTTCTCTCTTCAAACCCATACCACATATCTCCTCATTCCATCTCTCCTTTAGTTTTTTAGGGTCATGTGTTTCTGTTTTGAGGTTAGGGAGGAGAAGCTCCTCCAAAGATTCCCTTAGTTCCATTCAACTTATCTATTGGTCCCAAGACCAACAAATTTTTGCATTGCCCCAACTTCACCCTTGAGCTCAAATCTAACTTCAATTTAAATGCGAAATCCTTCAACTCCCATAGGACTTATGTCAAACCCAAGCATCCTGAGTACCACGATGTGTTTCATGGCTGATGATTGAGAATCCCTCCCTCATGGATGTAAATTTGGAACACATGTCTGAACTCATCTATCCATCTTGATCTGGCATGTCCATGCCCTTATCTCTCCACCAAGGCTTCATACCAAGAAGCCTAGGGCTATGATGAACTCTTACCAACCCATCTCCCAAATCAAGCCCATCTCATTGACAGCTATTCTGAACCAAACAAACAACTCACCTTCTGGGACCCTCCCACTTTCAGCTAGAACTAGCTCAGCTCCCATTTAAAAAGGGAATCAAAGAGAAACCAACACCCATACAGATTAGTAACCTCTATCTCTGCAACCCATAAATTCAAACCTAATAAATGTGGGACCTCACTTTTAATGCCCTTTTTTAGGACTTTTTTCTCATCTTGAGTTGCATAGCTTTGTTAGTTTCTGTTgtgtttttttccttcctttgtGTTGTATTGTTTATGTTGTCATATCCCTCTTTGAAGGATAATTGTTATAGTTCAGCCTTTTTTTTCGTACTGTTACATTAGTTTTCTATAAAATGAGTAGtctgtttctatttttaaaaaaaatcccattagACCAACTTCCTCACAGCACAAAGCTTCAGCTCTAATCTTAGCCATTCACACTACTTACAAGGTCGCATGACCGCTTAAGAGAAAAATACTTcattgaaaaactgtttttgcTTGTTTAGTTCTCTGATGACCTAATGACCCATGAtgtaatttttcacaaaattaggATCCCTCATATCATGTGTTAAGCTCAAAGAAGCAAACCAATGAGTCCAGTTCGCTTAAATAGCAATACTCTACTTGAAAAGACTAGGAACCAAATAGTTGTCTCTTAAACtgtaataaaacaaaacaaaacaaattcatATACCAAGTCTAAGGTTTACTGGCTGCCCAACTCTACTAGGGTCCCAAGTATTGTTAGGGCTTACAGGTGGTACATCGGAATACGTTTGAAGCAATGAACATATATTTCCATCCTTTGAACCTTATCCAAGTGAGCTTTGAGTGCATCTCCTCTTGGGGCTGATTGCCTAAAACTCACAGGTGTCTGATTTTCTAGCTTCCCCCTCTTTCCCTCATCTATTCTTCATCCTAATTCTCAAACTCTCAAATCACTCTAAACACCAGAATTTAGTCTGGAATTTGACCCTGAACCTATTTTCCACAACCTCCTCAAAGCTCATATGAGCAATGACCTCTCCACATCAAAAGGTCATCCCCAATTATTACTAAAAATGAGAAGGGATTTGAGCCTATCTGGCACATATACAGGAATTTACAGAGAAAGATCGACCAATTATCCAATCAATGCAGCACAAACACAAATAGAGGATGCATACATGACACCGCACGGTTATATATGTATACACACACAATTGTATTTCATAGAACAACCATTAATTATTAACTAATTTACCTGAAAAAACATATGTGCAATTCCTAATCTGTCAGAGAAATCAGAGAAAAACAAGCCAAAATACTACCAATTAATGATGCAAAGAGCACtcagagaaaagaaaacaacagGCATAACAATGGCTTCGAAATCATTGTTTTACCAATTACAAACCCCAAAACTCAGTTGAGCCTTATTGTTTTACACAAAAACAAATAGTAATTGGAAAAATGgtttcttttccaaaatttcttGAGCAATCAAAATGAACGCTATTcactgtttggttgttgagaaaacgTGAGAAGCAAAGTCCATCGACGGTAgagaaaactcattttttttttccatagtttCTTCGCAACATATCAGAAGATAGTTTCATTGCTCAAAATCTAGCACGTAGAAGACGAAATTTCCTCCTTCTTCTTCACCTTTcgttttctcggcaaccaaacagatgaGACTGAGAAGAAAAATACCGTGCGGAACCCGCTTATCCTCTTCTTCTTGTGCTGCTCTCCCCACTCTTCTTTAGCTTCCTTTTTATAActgaattaaaaacaaaattaaattaaaataaaataaaatttatttaataccCCAAAattccttaaattttaaaaattattattattttctaccCCGGAAGCacgtataatttattttaaaggctctaattgaattgaaattataATACGTACACCAAATCGATAAAAAATTCtcacatttttataaaattacaattaaaGCCTCCGCCAAACACAACTACtcctactatttttttttaaatagcatTCAAGGTGAAATagatataaaaggaaaaaaaaaaaaagagagagaggaaagtgaagggattttttaaaattttttaaaaagtcctatttcatatttagaaaaaatgtgggttattttttaaattagtaattattttatctttttttaatcaataatatataaaaaaattttaaaaaaaatctaaatgttaaatttaaataataaaaatattttaaattttgatgaaGAATTACTTACAAATTTGGGAATAAAAATACTTGATACCTTTAATCTTTTGATTTTGGCTATCAAATTTTTggaacaaaaaccaaaaacaagtTGGCAATATATGAGAATCTTGTAggtagatgacaatctactTATTGGGTATGATGTAAGAATATAGTCATTTGTCAACATGTAGTTGTTTACTCGATTCTAgataaaaatttaggaaatgcgTCATATATTTTTGGGGTTAAGGTCTTTTAGGATTGCAATAATAGGAAAATCGTGTTATGTCACATGGAGCAAGACTCCAATAATGATTTGTTACAATTTGTATTTGGAGCTCTCTTTCTTATAATCAATATCTTTGAATATTTGTGGAGAGATATCGCATTAAGGCGGTATTCAATATCTCTataatagataatatttaaGTATGCGATGCTAAGTGTTTGACCAAATGTTTGCTTTATTACGGgaataatgagtggatattagtcaattttttaattagagTTTTGGGCATATGTCAAATATATACTCTAATATATTTGGAGAAcgaaatattatatatttatgagtttttaCAATGAGTTAATACTCATTTCGTATTGGGAAATTAGACTTTCAGTCTAACGAGGACTCTCGTTAGTTTACCTCTGATATGTGTACActttaaatgatttttgttACTTCCAAAGCAATAAAGGAAGCCTTTTGCCTTATACGTAGTTCCCTTGGCTATATGATCTAAGATCTTGTTATGTGATAATAGTAAGATAGTAACATGGTCTAAAGAACAAAAGCACCactaaaaaggaaacaaataaagAGGAAGTATTACCTTATTGTGAGATAATAAATAAAGGTGATATGAATGTGGCGTAGATTATTTATACAGTACCTAGTTCGCTTTTGGGGCAAGTGGGAGTTTGTCGGGATTAAACCACTAAAaataagacatgatgtaacaaatttaaatttatttgtctctttactattttttggtgtattgatattgatttgagcatcCAACCCATATATgttacattgtacatgattttgGTGCATTACGAGTTGCACAACAGGTcgttaattaaataataactaTGTTTATcctaatttatttatcattccattattattattttttattttgaagattttttaatttttttttgtttttaaaatttaattaaaggaAAACCATATGAGACATGTATGGATTTTTAAATCATGAATTtatgtatatgttttttttttcattttttttatttgttttttcatacGAAATTATTAAAACgtgtcaaatataatttttttttatttcatctatTTACACATATATAATTATACTAAATGTATAAaacattttcacatttttattgACATAAAAAAAACGTAAATATATTCACAATAGGTAGGTTTGTAGATCCTCGACACACCTAGTGACTAGTACACATACCTTATACATTTAGTTAAAATGTCTTCTTTATGGACTAGTAAATAATACTTTTCtagtagaataaaaacaaacaaagaaaataaagtaaaacacgaaaatttattcaaaatagaTAGATTCATGTAAGTCTTGTACACCTGTACAAATGTCTTGCACATTTTGTACAGGTGGCTTGTACACGTGGCCTGTACATGtgcaaaaattgaaatatataatTAACATTTATAAACATGAAATGTAACTAGATGGTAATGATAAGGGCATTTTTGTCATAAATTTTGTATGAAATTCACAGTACTTGTGAGTATAAACCCTTCAGAGCCATTATACGCTGATTCCTCCCTCAAATGTAATCGTCCCTTGAAGCAATCGGCAACTTCACTTCGTATAGTACCTCCGATACAAACCTGACCGGCAAATCATCATCCCCCCGGTTTCTCTCCATTACGGTTTCTCTTTATATCCCGAGAAAATAAacgaaaagaaacaaaaacgaATCAAGTTTGATAACCCCTACCAAAAAGCCTCTGCGATTCTCCAGATTCATGGATGCTCTGAGAGCTTCGTACGCCAATAGTTGCTCCGACTCCGAATCCGATTCCGACACGCCGCGGCCAACAAACGAGAACCATCAAGCGTCGGGGCCTCTGCCTCCGCCGCCTCTTGCACTCCTCAGCCCACCTAATTCTCTCGGTAACTATTATATATTCGGTTTAGTGATATTCGtttatgtgtttgtttttttttttttttgacatgtttggctgctgagaaaatagaagtggaaaaagaaaaaaaaaagggaaaaatcgAGTGGCAGTGAAAGTTGGAGTGCCTGTTTGGCAGCTCGAACGATAATTGTTTAGATTATATCTAGAAATTACTGTCACAGAAAACTCAAAAAacggaggaaaaaaaaatccagaattAAATCTGCTCGtggttttaatttttgaaaaaagaaaaaaaaaaagagaccaTTGTCATTTTCGATCCAAACAGGGTGTTAGTTTTTGAACttccaaaaacaataaaaaaaaccttatagttacaaattatgtcattttcttttttccttctcttccaaataaaaaaactaaattttaaaaattgtttctagcGCTGAAGTAACTGTGCTTGAAAAAGGATACAATATATACttcaaggtttttaaaaaatgatccaTTTAACAAAATGTTTGCAAGAACATTGTTTAAAACTTGTTACCaaatatttttctgtttttagaaACAGAGTTAATTTTCATTTCGGCTATCAAACAGCTCTTCCATTTTGGGAAATGCTCTTACCTGattattttcctattgattTGAAGGTGAGCTGGTGCTGCCATctcaataaaatatgaaaatttaagcAACACACATGCTGATGCACTGACACAATGTTCAAATTTAGGAACGCAGTTTTTCTGCCACCTTAGTTGTGAGATTTTGGTAAAATTAACATTTTCCCcatatatgtatgtgtgtgtatgCATTATGATCAAATACTGTAAATCATACTAAGAAACCATCTTATTGACTCTCCAAATAAACAAGCCCTAGTTGCCCTTGATTATTCAGAAATCTGCTCATGTAATTATGTCCATTAAGAAGAGCAAAGTTGCTTCACCAGATAtaggctatatatatatatatatatatatatatatatatatataatttatgtatGTGTATGTGTTATGATCAAATAATGCAAAAGAAACGATCATATTGACTCTTCAAATAAACAAGCCGTCCCTTGATTATTCAAAAACCTGCTCATGTAATCATGTCTATTAAGAAGAGCAAACCCAAGAGTTGCTTCACCAGATATAGCTCATGTAATTATCCCTTGATTATGGTTCATGCACTAACCGTTGGTTTTTTGACAATGAAGGGGAATTAAATTACTCACAAACTGCTCAGTCAGGTAGAGTAAGGAGCTTTCCTCATGTTGAAGGAAACTATGCTTTACATGTGTTCATACCAGGTTCTCACTTTGTCCTGACTTTGGTTTTTATCATTTGTTTCTTCTTGTCACTACTCTTATGCTTGTTgaatatgtttatatttagATATGGCATTATTTTGTTTCTGTAAATTTACAGAGAAAAATGTAAAGTCATTAGGCCTTTTGTTAGGcattggaaaaaaattgaaagaccTCATGTTAATGAGGAAACTTGAGAAATTTACATGAAATTGAAGCTAACCACCCATATTCCTGGAAGTCAAAACTCTGAAAAATTTGAAGACTCTTCATTCTCTAGTCTTCTGTCAAAACATCAATGCCTTAGTAGATGTAAGTAGATAGCATTCTACTTAGTTTCCCAGTTTGCTCCCTTCTTATAAAATGGTGATGACAGAGATGATGAGACCCTTGCTGATAGTGGTGTAATGAGTGAGATGATCTGGAAGGAAAACAAGATACTTATGTGGTTTATATTGATGAATTGGAGGAATGCAGGGAAGGGAGGGATTTTGTGTAAATTCAACCCTCTGATGGCTAATAACCGTGGGATGCATAATGTTTATTAATTAACAGAATTGTAGATTTTGACTTCTCTGCGGTCTCTGTCAACAAGAAATTTGTCACTTATAAAATTCTGAATTCTGGGGTTTAGGGGAAGATAGATTGGTTTGGAGTGGGGAGAAGAATGGGATTATTTCTTTTAAGTCTTACTATTATTCCTTAAGTTTTGAAATCTCTAAAAAGTTTCCAGCAAAGTGAATATAAATTCTGGAGCCTCTTTAGGTGCTTGTTTATTTGCATAGGAAGCTTGGGAGAAGATTTTGATGGTTATCAGCTTATGAAGAGGGTATTGGTTAATAGGCACTCTTTGTGTATGGTCAAGGACAAGTTAGCTTTTCATCTTGTGATCCATTGGATAACTGCCTGAAAGCTTTGGGACCTTGTTctagttttatttgatttgcaGTGGGTTTTCCCAAGGTCTATTGGATTGCTCCTCTTAGGCTGGAATGAGACAAGAATGCAGAAACAGCGAAAGAGAATGTGGAACTTGGCCCTTTTTGCTTGTTTCAGTGTAAATGGAAGGAATGTAACAGCAGAATTCTCATGAAGAGGAGCATCAAGATCTGAGTGTCAGAAGACTGTTTCCTGAAAACTTTTTATGAATGGGCTACGATCCCTTGGGGGTTGAACTTTCCCTTATGGATTTGTTGAGGGACTAGTTCAAGTTTAGGCTTTACAGGTTTCTTCAgttctactttatttatttatttgtttgttagtTTTCTTGCTAGAACTTGCTCCCTTTGCACATGTCCAGTGTACTGGGGTTGTGCCCCCTTTTTGTAGGTGCTCTTAATCTAATCTTATGTTTTCCATTGAAGGGGGAAAACAAATCTGAATTCCCTactaaaaaaatctatatcctTTGGTTTAGTATTCATTATTTACTACAGCATGtatgaaattaaataacaaatattgaTCAACAAACTGATACcacattttttactttaatgaTTTGGACACTGAGGAGAATGTTTAAGATTGAGTCTGGGTTTGATGCATGAAGTGTAGAAGTGCCTGCAGGGCATTGTATGATTAGTTAATACCTATGAAGCCAAGGGGACATTTTATGGAACTGCTATATGGCCAGTTATGCTTGATGGTACAAAATTTTGAGGGTTTCAGAAAATGTTCAGAAGACAAGTGTAACTGACATGGGGGTTCTGAGATGGATAAGTGGCACTACAAAAAAATAGGACCATAACTTTCGTACATTTGCAATAGGTTATAGAATCAATTGAGGACAGGACGAGTAGAAGTCATCTAAAGGTACTTTAACCATGTTGAAATCACCAGATAACAAGAGGTAAGAAGAACATGGGTTGACACGTTGAAAGAAGACTTGATTAACTAGGATTTAACTAGTGGTGGAAGATTCATGTAGGTAGCAAGGATTAAGCACTGTTCAATTGAATTGAGTATTAATATGGaataattttggtttttggaagccatatggaaaaaaaatctattctTATGCTTGAAATATTTTCTAGGAGATTTCCTATTGTTAACATGCTGAACATTGTAAAAATGTTGAGGAAGTCCTCTAATTTCAGATATCCAAACGGCAAAGAAACTCTACgcttaagaaaaaattattctttggtTCTGTATGCTAGTTGTTTCCAAGTCAGATCCTATAAAAAATCTCCTACAGCTGGAGGCTTGACAGATGGGTGCATGCTGCCCACATCAATGaccaaaatttatgaaaagttccaaaatgaGTCATTCTTTTGCCCTAGCTTGTGTGTGAGGAAAACACTAACTTGTTACTACTGGCCGGTTGGTCCAAACTTGTAATTCACTGTATGACTTTGTTTTCTTGGATGTACTTTTAATTCCTAGTAATTGCCTTTAACTCATGTTGGAATGATTTCAACTTATGTTATGTTGAATGCATTGTGATTTTTGAGTTGAACAGTGCTTTAATTAAGTTCTCTTTTATAGTTTATATACCATCTTCACCAAAGAAGGAGCTGGTCCAGTATTTGAAGAAGGTCATGTCTCTAGTGCCTGGTCTTCATGTTGTTGACGTGGATATACCACTTAACATTCTATGCAAAGATGATAACAAGCTTGAACAAGTTGCATTAGGAAGGGAGTTTCATATAAGTTTAGGAAGAACTGTTCCAATCCGAGTTCACCAGATTGACTCGATAGTGACAATGCTCCGCCAGAAGCTTCAATTTCAGAGGCGGTCAGATTATCTTTTCTAGTTTATTCGCTTGTTTGATTAACTAT contains these protein-coding regions:
- the LOC100245880 gene encoding uncharacterized protein LOC100245880 — encoded protein: MDALRASYANSCSDSESDSDTPRPTNENHQASGPLPPPPLALLSPPNSLGELNYSQTAQSGRVRSFPHVEGNYALHVFIPVYIPSSPKKELVQYLKKVMSLVPGLHVVDVDIPLNILCKDDNKLEQVALGREFHISLGRTVPIRVHQIDSIVTMLRQKLQFQRRYWIDFNKWEVFVNDDQTRSFLSVEVIAGGLAEITRQIQAVNEVYRLHNLPEFYEDPRPHISLVWALGNISDSLKRAVEEMRRHINVGGSVQKRIFTCKFNGIECKIGNKTYKICKFSED